The Pseudanabaena galeata CCNP1313 genome includes a region encoding these proteins:
- the mraY gene encoding phospho-N-acetylmuramoyl-pentapeptide-transferase, which produces MVDTGVRVRKAKFPTGSSLALGLAIGLISLIVGVDLFLNPNISSSLLLPFTFGGGGVAALGTLAVPALRRLKAGQIIREDGPQAHLKKQGTPTMGGIFIIPVGILLSLVWSGFNDKVIACSLLTLSFAFIGWLDDWKILRRHSNKGLSPRSKIFLQAFFAACFCGWLGITQNWQAIATINLPLKFVIPLGLLFFPLALFVFLGSSNATNLTDGLDGLAGGTGAIALFGMGLLLFPQNKELAIFCMCLSGSYLGFLWHNRYPARVFMGDTGSLALGGALASTAILGNLLWAFLIIGAIFIWESISVIAQVSYYKATKDETGMGKRLFKMAPFHHHLELSGWHELHVVKFFYLTGGLLVAIALLVSKLP; this is translated from the coding sequence ATGGTTGATACTGGTGTGAGAGTTAGGAAAGCAAAATTTCCGACAGGAAGTAGCCTAGCACTTGGTTTAGCAATCGGTTTAATAAGTTTAATTGTTGGTGTCGATCTTTTCTTGAATCCTAATATAAGTTCAAGTTTGCTGTTACCATTCACATTTGGGGGTGGTGGTGTAGCTGCGTTGGGGACTCTTGCTGTACCTGCGTTGCGTCGCCTCAAGGCTGGTCAAATCATCCGTGAAGATGGTCCACAGGCTCACCTCAAAAAACAAGGTACGCCGACGATGGGGGGGATATTCATTATACCTGTCGGAATTTTATTGTCGTTGGTCTGGTCTGGTTTTAACGACAAAGTCATAGCTTGTAGCTTGCTGACTCTTTCTTTCGCCTTTATCGGTTGGCTAGATGATTGGAAAATTCTGCGCCGCCACTCCAATAAAGGCTTGTCTCCACGCTCCAAAATTTTCCTCCAAGCATTCTTCGCCGCTTGTTTCTGTGGATGGCTAGGAATAACCCAAAACTGGCAGGCGATCGCCACGATTAATTTGCCTTTAAAATTTGTGATTCCACTCGGTCTACTGTTTTTCCCACTTGCCTTGTTTGTATTCCTTGGCAGCAGCAATGCGACCAACCTCACCGATGGCTTAGATGGCTTAGCTGGTGGCACGGGTGCGATCGCTTTGTTTGGGATGGGCTTATTATTATTTCCTCAAAACAAAGAACTTGCTATTTTCTGCATGTGCCTCAGTGGTAGCTATTTAGGGTTTCTCTGGCATAACCGTTACCCAGCAAGGGTATTCATGGGGGATACAGGATCACTTGCTTTAGGTGGTGCGCTTGCATCGACGGCGATCCTCGGTAACTTGCTTTGGGCTTTCCTAATTATTGGTGCAATCTTTATCTGGGAATCAATTTCGGTGATTGCACAGGTTTCCTACTACAAGGCAACCAAAGACGAAACTGGCATGGGCAAGCGTCTTTTTAAAATGGCTCCTTTTCATCATCACTTAGAGTTAAGTGGGTGGCATGAGTTGCATGTGGTCAAATTCTTTTATCTCACTGGTGGGCTTTTAGTAGCGATCGCACTTTTGGTTAGCAAACTTCCATAG